The proteins below are encoded in one region of Nitrospira sp.:
- a CDS encoding radical SAM protein, translating into MRPITNPPNPFESQYREFLEPAPWASVEIYEDAARQILSRNDSPDLSFRWSVNPYRGCFHACAYCYARPTHEYWGFGAGTDFDTKLIMKPNAAALLRQAFVERSWRGEVVVFSGNTDCYQPLEATYRLTRACLEVCAEFRNPVAIITKSALVLRDLDILRELHRHAWLRVYVSIPFLDTVTARRIEPGAPSPDKRFRTLRALSGEGLRTGVSLAPIIPGLNEHDIPRLVRRAKASGATDAFMSLIRLPGNTEATFAERLQEAFPDRADKVFRGIRRAREGPLSTSRFFERHKGRDAAWDTSRRLFEIACRIAGLAPSESAPIPSTFQRPTPDQLALF; encoded by the coding sequence ATGCGTCCGATCACCAATCCTCCCAATCCGTTCGAGTCCCAATACCGGGAGTTCCTAGAACCGGCACCGTGGGCGTCCGTTGAAATCTATGAAGATGCGGCGCGGCAGATTCTCAGTCGCAACGACAGCCCTGATTTGTCCTTTCGTTGGAGCGTCAATCCCTACCGGGGATGTTTCCATGCCTGCGCGTACTGCTATGCCCGCCCGACGCATGAGTATTGGGGCTTTGGGGCGGGAACCGACTTCGACACGAAATTGATCATGAAGCCCAATGCTGCCGCTCTTCTTCGACAAGCTTTCGTAGAGCGCTCGTGGCGAGGCGAAGTGGTCGTCTTCTCCGGCAATACCGATTGCTATCAGCCGTTGGAAGCCACGTACCGACTGACCCGAGCCTGCTTGGAGGTCTGCGCCGAATTTCGCAACCCGGTCGCCATTATCACGAAGAGCGCGCTCGTGTTACGAGATCTGGACATCCTCCGAGAACTCCATCGCCACGCGTGGCTACGGGTGTACGTGAGTATTCCCTTCCTCGATACGGTGACGGCGAGGAGAATCGAGCCTGGAGCTCCCTCACCCGACAAGCGCTTCCGAACGCTTCGTGCGCTCTCAGGCGAGGGGCTTCGCACCGGTGTATCGCTGGCACCGATCATTCCCGGCTTGAACGAGCACGACATTCCTCGACTCGTGCGGCGGGCAAAGGCGTCAGGAGCCACCGACGCATTCATGAGCTTGATCCGACTTCCTGGCAACACGGAAGCCACATTTGCTGAGCGTTTACAGGAAGCCTTTCCCGATCGTGCAGACAAAGTCTTCCGTGGCATTCGCCGTGCGCGGGAGGGGCCATTGTCAACGTCGAGATTCTTTGAGCGACATAAAGGGCGGGACGCGGCGTGGGACACGAGTCGTCGCCTGTTTGAGATTGCCTGTCGCATAGCCGGGCTTGCGCCATCCGAATCGGCTCCCATTCCGTCGACCTTTCAACGTCCAACTCCGGATCAGCTCGCACTTTTCTGA
- the serS gene encoding serine--tRNA ligase: MYDLRYLRDNLNTIREQLGARGADVPWDELGKFLTERKGLLSEVEQLRHQLKKGSDEVATLKRAGQSADQAMADMKVVGDRIKEAETGFRRVEECVEQVALRIPNIPHASVPPGRDATENIEVRRWGAIPSMGWTPRPHWELGERLGILDFERAAKIAGARFAVLTGLGAKLERALINYMLDCHAEQHGYREVLPPFLVNRAAMTGTGQLPKFEEDLFHLRDDPYLLIPTAEVPVTNYHRDEVLDEAGLPRRYTAYTPCFRREAGSYGKDTRGLIRQHQFNKVELVCFAKAEHSYEELERLTANAESILQGLALPYRVMALCAGDLGFAAAKTYDLEVWLPSQGAYREISSCSNFEAFQARRANIRVRTGQGKKDGKTDFLHTLNGSGLAVGRTLVAILENYQREDGSVILPHVLRPYMGGREQIRIEET; this comes from the coding sequence ATGTATGATCTCCGTTATCTTCGGGACAATCTGAATACAATTCGTGAGCAGTTGGGTGCCCGCGGAGCCGACGTGCCCTGGGACGAGCTCGGGAAATTTCTGACTGAACGCAAAGGATTGCTCTCGGAAGTTGAGCAGCTTCGGCATCAACTGAAAAAGGGATCAGACGAGGTCGCGACGCTCAAACGAGCTGGGCAGTCTGCGGACCAGGCGATGGCGGATATGAAGGTCGTGGGAGATCGGATCAAAGAAGCCGAAACAGGTTTTCGCCGAGTCGAAGAATGCGTCGAACAGGTCGCACTGCGCATCCCAAACATCCCGCACGCCTCGGTGCCACCCGGTCGTGATGCCACGGAGAACATCGAGGTGCGCCGCTGGGGTGCCATTCCCAGTATGGGATGGACGCCTCGACCGCACTGGGAGTTGGGCGAAAGGCTTGGGATCCTGGATTTTGAACGAGCTGCGAAAATTGCGGGAGCGCGATTTGCCGTCTTGACCGGACTGGGGGCAAAGTTGGAACGTGCTTTGATCAATTACATGCTTGATTGTCACGCTGAGCAACATGGCTATCGAGAAGTCCTACCCCCTTTCCTGGTCAATCGGGCAGCCATGACCGGCACCGGGCAACTTCCAAAATTTGAAGAAGACCTGTTCCATCTTCGCGACGATCCCTATTTGCTCATCCCGACTGCGGAAGTTCCGGTGACGAATTATCACCGAGACGAGGTGCTGGATGAAGCAGGTTTGCCGAGGCGATATACGGCCTATACGCCCTGTTTTCGGCGGGAGGCCGGTTCGTACGGAAAGGACACCAGAGGCTTAATTCGCCAGCATCAATTCAACAAAGTGGAATTGGTCTGCTTTGCCAAGGCCGAGCATTCTTACGAGGAGTTGGAGCGGCTCACCGCGAATGCGGAGTCGATCCTCCAGGGGCTCGCTTTGCCCTATCGCGTGATGGCCCTGTGTGCGGGCGATTTGGGGTTTGCGGCGGCGAAGACCTATGATCTCGAGGTGTGGCTTCCATCTCAGGGAGCCTATCGGGAGATATCCTCGTGTAGCAATTTTGAGGCGTTTCAAGCACGACGCGCCAACATCCGGGTGCGCACGGGCCAGGGGAAAAAGGATGGGAAGACCGACTTCCTACACACGTTGAATGGGTCAGGCTTAGCGGTGGGACGGACTCTGGTGGCAATTCTGGAAAATTATCAGCGGGAAGACGGTTCCGTCATTCTTCCTCATGTCCTCCGACCCTACATGGGCGGACGGGAGCAGATACGAATTGAGGAGACTTGA
- a CDS encoding outer membrane protein: MVRLSNVFSAFLAVMLIGGIQWAPLASSPASAADFKMGVIDPQTVLEKTKAGRRALDALREYAQAREKLLTQDQEDLKAMEKQLKDQEASLSEAAKKEKQERFRSKIADYQKRLQEFNQELAQKQKGLVDEYMKKIAQSTQAVAEKNGYTLVVDKGSEQTIKIVIYNKDTVDLTDMVIKEFDRVNK, encoded by the coding sequence ATGGTGCGTTTGTCGAACGTCTTCTCTGCCTTCCTGGCTGTCATGCTGATTGGAGGCATCCAGTGGGCTCCCTTGGCCTCATCTCCCGCGTCTGCAGCCGATTTCAAGATGGGGGTCATCGACCCACAGACCGTCCTCGAAAAGACCAAAGCTGGGCGGCGCGCCTTGGACGCGCTACGAGAGTACGCTCAGGCAAGAGAGAAGCTCCTCACGCAGGATCAGGAAGACTTGAAGGCCATGGAGAAGCAGCTTAAGGACCAAGAAGCATCCCTGAGCGAGGCGGCTAAGAAAGAGAAGCAGGAGCGGTTTCGCTCAAAAATCGCGGACTACCAGAAACGCTTGCAGGAATTCAACCAGGAGCTGGCACAGAAGCAAAAGGGATTGGTTGACGAATACATGAAGAAGATCGCCCAGTCGACACAGGCCGTGGCGGAAAAAAACGGCTATACGCTCGTCGTCGACAAAGGTAGCGAGCAAACGATCAAGATCGTGATTTACAATAAGGATACCGTCGATCTCACGGACATGGTCATCAAGGAGTTCGACCGCGTCAATAAGTAA
- a CDS encoding sulfurtransferase, with protein MKHNPGFLKLVEQSRARVPTCSAVDVKSRLDRGDTFHFIDVREESEFAEGHATGARHLGKGIIERDIESLIPDQQVPIILYCGGGYRSILAADALRLMGYTDVTSMDGGIRAWRDAGFPISRGSR; from the coding sequence GTGAAACATAATCCTGGCTTCCTAAAGCTCGTCGAACAATCGCGAGCCCGCGTTCCAACCTGCAGCGCGGTGGACGTCAAGTCAAGACTCGACCGAGGAGACACGTTCCACTTCATCGATGTCAGGGAAGAATCCGAATTCGCGGAAGGCCATGCAACAGGGGCCCGTCATCTTGGCAAGGGGATTATCGAGCGCGACATTGAATCACTCATTCCGGATCAACAGGTACCGATCATCCTGTATTGCGGGGGAGGCTATCGCTCGATCCTGGCCGCCGATGCGTTGCGCCTCATGGGCTATACCGACGTTACCTCAATGGACGGGGGCATTCGAGCCTGGCGCGACGCAGGTTTTCCTATTTCACGCGGATCCCGATAG